The Porites lutea chromosome 11, jaPorLute2.1, whole genome shotgun sequence genome includes a region encoding these proteins:
- the LOC140953293 gene encoding uncharacterized protein, with the protein MADTAQSAADHRGLKLKSIIQKLSEHCDIKNPEDLETVDDKETTLQKKRGSKRKRQMTSETDVLAVNASRLNSSTSKSNSEVERNCNSRESNKQTEDASKEPLELPRERISARIRSLKSKKVAYEEDWVDPDQIRLSGKKIPVQSRKDSSANDNAKSVNPKRKRRKKKTVQSVEEYVDEAPVILVGNLVGLRQCCLCAVMFVEKEQLINHMKAVHHLGDKLNVKKDPLETPQNIEKIRDEKPHRCSQCDSSFRKSSGLKQHVTRQHSQNTPQKTNQSQVNQDSNKKGANTGDRPYSCQVCGKAFKRKHHLQEHSYIHSDDKPYKCDTCSKTFNQRICLTKHLPCREHEKQQRKPSSTNAINSGVGSPQKQATDKCSDVKILAVTGTEKESVCSVAKGALSNHNSHLDHTKTSPIPCEINGNECDDSKKLVEEESHGKHTKSVSLSVTSSASTTTAVRNVTETPREGTEENQNIGTAK; encoded by the exons ATGGCAGATACTGCTCAGAGCGCTGCTGATCACCGAGG ACTGAAACTTAAAAGTATAATCCAGAAGCTATCTGAACATTGTGACATAAAGAATCCTGAAGACCTGGAAACTGTT GATGACAAAGAGACAACGCTACAAAAGAAGCGTGGGAGTAAGAG AAAAAGACAGATGACAAGTGAGACTGATGTACTCGCAGTAAATGCTTCACGACTCAATTCTTCTACTAGCAAAAGTAACAGTGAAGTGGAGCGAAACTGCAATAGCAGagaatcaaacaaacaaacagaggATGCTAGTAAAGAACCATTAGAGCTTCCACGTGAAAGAATCAGTGCCCGGATAAGAAGTTTAAAGTCAAAGAAGGTGGCCTATGAAGAAGACTGGGTTGACCCTGATCAAATAAGACTTTCGGGGAAAAAAATCCCTGTACAATCACGTAAGGACAGTTCAGCCAATGACAATGCTAAGTCAGTCAATCCAAAGAGAAaacgaagaaagaagaaaactgTTCAAAGTGTTGAAGAGTACGTTGATGAGGCACCTGTGATTCTAGTTGGTAATTTAGTTGGTCTGAGGCAGTGTTGTCTATGTGCTGTGATGTTTGTAGAAAAAGAACAGTTGATCAATCATATGAAGGCTGTACATCATTTGG GTGACAAACTAAACGTTAAAAAGGATCCCTTAGAAACACCGCAAAACATAGAGAAAATTCGAG ATGAGAAGCCTCATAGGTGTTCACAGTGTGATTCATCCTTCAGGAAAAGCAGTGGTCTCAAACAGCACGTTACAAGACAGCATTCACAAAATACACCACAGAAGACCAACCAATCACAGGTCAACCAAGATTCTAATAAAAAAGGTGCTAACACTGGTGACAGACCCTATTCATGCCAG GTATGTGGCAAAGCATTCAAACGAAAACATCATTTACAAGAGCATAGTTATATTCATTCAGATGACAAGCCTTACAAATGTGACACTTGCAGCAAAACTTTCAATCAGAGAATATGCCTTACAAAGCACCTTCCATGCAGGGAACACGAAAAACAGCAGCGAAAACCAAGTTCCACCAACGCAATTAACTCGGGGGTGGGGTCACCACAGAAACAAGCAACTGACAAGTGTAGTGACGTGAAAATATTAGCAGTAACTGGCACAGAAAAGGAAAGTGTATGCAGTGTAGCCAAAGGAGCACTATCCAATCACAACTCGCATCTAGACCATACTAAAACATCGCCGATCCCATGTGAGATAAACGGAAATGAGTGTGATGATAGTAAGAAACTTGTAGAGGAAGAGTCACATGGAAAGCATACAAAgtcagtctcgctctctgttacTTCCAGCGCATCCACTACAACCGCAGTTAGAAATGTCACGGAAACACCACGAGAAGGGACAGAAGAGAATCAAAATATTGGAACAGCAAAATGA
- the LOC140952340 gene encoding tubulin alpha-1C chain-like — translation MRECISVHVGQAGVQIGNACWELYCLEHGIQPDGQMPSDKTIGGGDDSFNTFFAETGAGKHVPRAVFVDLEPTVVDEVRTGTYRQLFHPEQLITGKEDAANNYARGHYTVGKEMIDQVLDKLRKLADQCTGLQGFLIFHSFGGGTGSGFTSLLMERLSVDYGKKSKLEFSIYPAPQVSTAVVEPYNSILTTHTTLEHSDCAFMVDNEAIYDICRRNLDIERPTYTNLNRLIGQIVSSITASLRFDGALNVDLTEFQTNLVPYPRIHFPLATYAPVISAEKAYHEQLTVAEITNMCFEPANQMVKCDPRHGKYMACCLLFRGDVVPKDVNAAIATIKTKRTIQFVDWCPTGFKVGINYQPPTVVPGGDLAKVQRAVCMLSNTTAIAEAWARLDHKFDLMYAKRAFVHWYVGEGMEEGEFSEAREDLAALEKDYEEVGVDSQEAGDEDEEGGDEY, via the exons ATG cgcGAGTGTATTTCAGTCCACGTTGGCCAAGCCGGAGTTCAGATTGGAAATGCTTGTTGGGAGTTGTACTGCTTGGAGCATGGAATTCAGCCTGATGGTCAGATGCCGAGCGACAAAACCATCGGCGGTGGAGATGATTCTTTCAACACGTTCTTCGCTGAAACCGGTGCAGGAAAACACGTACCACGCGCAGTGTTCGTCGATCTGGAACCAACCGTTGTTG ATGAAGTCCGCACAGGCACCTACAGACAGCTGTTTCACCCAGAACAGTTGATAACCGGCAAAGAAGATGCCGCTAACAACTATGCTCGTGGGCACTACACTGTTGGAAAGGAAATGATCGATCAGGTTCTGGACAAGCTGAGAAAATTG GCTGACCAATGCACAGGACTGCAAGGTTTCCTTATCTTCCACTCCTTCGGTGGAGGTACTGGTTCTGGCTTCACATCTCTTCTCATGGAACGTCTGTCTGTTGACTATGGCAAGAAATCCAAACTGGAGTTCTCTATCTACCCTGCACCACAAGTTTCAACGGCAGTGGTTGAACCTTACAACTCCATTTTGACCACTCACACCACCTTGGAACATTCTGACTGTGCCTTTATGGTGGATAATGAAGCTATTTATGACATCTGTCGTCGTAACTTGGACATAGAAAGACCAACTTACACCAACCTGAACCGTCTGATTGGTCAGATCGTGTCTTCCATCACTGCTTCACTACGCTTTGATGGTGCACTGAATGTCGACTTGACTGAGTTCCAG ACCAACTTGGTTCCTTACCCACGTATTCACTTTCCATTGGCCACTTATGCTCCAGTTATATCTGCTGAGAAGGCCTACCATGAACAGTTGACAGTTGCAGAGATTACAAACATGTGTTTTGAACCAGCCAATCAGATGGTAAAGTGTGACCCACGTCACGGCAAATATATGGCTTGCTGTCTGCTGTTCCGTGGTGATGTAGTACCTAAGGACGTGAATGCAGCTATAGCAACAATCAAAACCAAGAGAACCATTCAGTTTGTGGACTGGTGCCCCACTGGCTTCAAG GTGGGCATCAACTACCAGCCTCCCACAGTTGTTCCTGGTGGTGACTTGGCCAAGGTTCAGCGTGCTGTCTGTATGTTGAGTAACACCACAGCTATTGCTGAGGCCTGGGCCCGTCTGGATCACAAGTTTGATCTTATGTATGCCAAACGTGCTTTTGTCCACTGGTATGTGGGTGAGGGTATGGAAGAAGGAGAGTTCTCTGAGGCTCGTGAAGATTTGGCTGCTCTGGAGAAGGATTACGAGGAAGTGGGTGTGGATTCACAGGAAGCTGGAGATGAAGACGAAGAAGGAGGAGACGAGTACTAA
- the LOC140952343 gene encoding tubulin alpha-1A chain-like, giving the protein MRECISVHIGQAGVQIGNACWELYCLEHGILPDGQMPSDKTVGVVDDSFNTFFSETGAGKHVPRAVFIDLEPTVVDEVRCGTYRQLFHPEQLITGKEDAANNYARGHYTVGKGVVDLVLDKIRKLADQCTGLQGFLVFHSFGGGTGSGFTSLLMERLSVDYGKKSKLEFSIYPAPQVATAVVEPYNSILTTHTTLEHSDCAFMVDNEAIYDICRRNLDIERPTYTNLNRLIGQIVSSITASLRFDGALNVDLTEFQTNLVPYPRIHFPLATYAPVISAEKAYHEQLSVAEITNACFEPANQMVKCDPRHGKYMACCLLFRGDVVPKDVNAAIATIKTKRTIQFVDWCPTGFKVGINYQPPTVVPGGDLAKVQRAVCMLSNTTAIAEAWARLDHKFDLMYAKRAFVHWYVGEGMEEGEFSEAREDLAALEKDYEEVGLDSAVEGEEEGDEEY; this is encoded by the exons ATG CGTGAGTGTATCTCTGTTCATATTGGTCAAGCCGGCGTTCAGATTGGAAATGCTTGTTGGGAGTTGTACTGCTTGGAGCATGGAATTCTGCCTGATGGTCAGATGCCGAGCGACAAGACTGTCGGCGTGGTAGATGATTCTTTCAACACGTTTTTCAGCGAAACCGGCGCCGGAAAACATGTTCCTCGCGCTGTGTTTATTGATTTAGAACCCACTGTAGTCG ATGAAGTCCGCTGTGGTACTTACAGACAGCTGTTTCACCCAGAACAGTTAATAACTGGCAAAGAAGACGCTGCAAACAACTATGCTCGCGGGCACTACACTGTCGGAAAAGGAGTTGTTGATCTTGTGCTCGACAAGATTAGAAAGCTG GCAGACCAATGCACTGGCTTGCAAGGATTCCTTGTTTTCCACTCATTTGGTGGAGGTACTGGTTCTGGCTTCACATCTCTTCTCATGGAGCGCTTGTCTGTTGACTATGGCAAGAAATCCAAATTGGAGTTCTCTATCTACCCAGCACCTCAGGTTGCAACAGCAGTGGTTGAACCTTACAACTCCATTCTGACCACTCACACCACCTTGGAACACTCTGACTGTGCCTTTATGGTGGATAATGAAGCCATTTATGACATATGTCGTCGTAACTTGGACATAGAAAGACCAACTTACACCAACCTGAACCGTCTAATTGGTCAGATCGTATCCTCCATTACTGCTTCACTGCGCTTTGATGGTGCATTGAACGTTGACTTGACTGAGTTTCAG accAACCTGGTTCCATATCCACGTATCCACTTTCCATTGGCCACTTATGCTCCAGTTATCTCTGCTGAAAAAGCCTACCATGAACAGTTGAGTGTTGCTGAAATCACAAATGCCTGTTTTGAGCCAGCCAATCAGATGGTGAAATGTGACCCACGTCACGGCAAATATATGGCTTGCTGTCTGCTGTTCCGTGGTGATGTAGTACCTAAGGATGTGAATGCAGCTATTGCGACAATCAAAACCAAGAGAACCATTCAGTTTGTGGACTGGTGTCCCACTGGCTTCAAG GTTGGCATCAACTACCAGCCTCCCACAGTTGTTCCTGGTGGTGACTTGGCCAAGGTTCAGCGTGCTGTTTGTATGTTGAGTAACACCACAGCTATTGCTGAGGCCTGGGCCCGTCTTGATCACAAGTTTGATCTGATGTATGCCAAGCGTGCTTTTGTCCACTGGTATGTGGGTGAGGGTATGGAAGAAGGAGAGTTCTCTGAGGCTCGTGAAGATTTGGCTGCTCTGGAGAAGGATTACGAGGAAGTTGGCTTGGATTCTGCTGTTGAAGGGGAAGAGGAAGGCGATGAAGAGTATTAA
- the LOC140952341 gene encoding tubulin alpha-1A chain-like: MRECISVHVGQAGVQIGNACWELYCLEHGIQPDGQMPSDKTIGGGDDSFNTFFSETGAGKHVPRAVFVDLEPTVVDEVRTGTYRQLFHPEQLITGKEDAANNYARGHYTVGKELIDIVLDRIRKLADQCTGLQGFLIFHSFGGGTGSGFTSLLMERLSVDYGKKSKLEFAIYPAPQVATAVVEPYNSILTTHTTLEHSDCAFMVDNEAIYDICRRNLDIERPTYTNLNRLIGQIVSSITASLRFDGALNVDLTEFQTNLVPYPRIHFPLATYAPVISAEKAYHEQLSVAEITNACFEPANQMVKCDPRHGKYMACCLLYRGDVVPKDVNAAIATIKTKRTIQFVDWCPTGFKVGINYQPPTVVPGGDLAKVQRAVCMLSNTTAIAEAWARLDHKFDLMYAKRAFVHWYVGEGMEEGEFSEAREDLAALEKDYEEVGVDSVEAEGEEEGDEY, from the exons ATG CGTGAATGTATTTCTGTCCATGTTGGTCAAGCCGGGGTTCAGATTGGAAATGCTTGTTGGGAGTTGTACTGCTTGGAGCATGGAATTCAGCCAGATGGCCAGATGCCGAGCGACAAAACTATCGGCGGTGGTGATGATTCCTTTAACACGTTTTTCAGCGAAACTGGAGCTGGAAAACACGTTCCTCGTGCTGTCTTCGTAGACTTGGAACCCACTGTTGTCG ATGAGGTTCGGACTGGCACTTACAGACAGCTGTTTCACCCAGAACAGTTGATAACCGGCAAAGAAGATGCCGCTAACAACTATGCTCGTGGACACTACACTGTTGGAAAGGAGCTTATTGATATTGTTCTGGACAGGATCAGAAAACTG GCGGACCAATGCACTGGCTTGCAAGGATTCCTTATCTTCCACTCCTTTGGTGGAGGTACTGGTTCTGGGTTCACATCTCTGCTCATGGAACGTCTGTCTGTTGACTATGGCAAGAAATCCAAATTGGAGTTTGCTATCTACCCAGCACCTCAGGTTGCAACAGCAGTGGTTGAACCTTACAACTCCATTTTGACCACTCACACCACCTTGGAACATTCTGACTGTGCCTTTATGGTGGATAATGAAGCCATTTATGACATCTGTCGTCGTAACTTGGACATAGAAAGACCAACTTACACCAACCTGAATCGTCTGATTGGTCAGATCGTATCCTCCATTACTGCTTCACTGCGCTTTGATGGTGCACTGAATGTTGACTTGACTGAGTTCCAG accaACTTGGTTCCTTATCCACGTATTCACTTCCCACTGGCCACTTATGCTCCAGTTATCTCTGCTGAAAAAGCCTACCATGAACAGTTGAGTGTTGCTGAAATCACAAATGCCTGTTTTGAGCCAGCCAATCAGATGGTAAAGTGTGACCCACGTCATGGCAAATACATGGCTTGCTGTCTGCTGTACCGTGGTGATGTAGTACCTAAGGACGTGAATGCAGCTATAGCAACAATCAAGACCAAGAGAACCATTCAGTTTGTGGACTGGTGTCCAACTGGCTTCAAG gtTGGCATCAACTATCAGCCTCCCACAGTTGTTCCTGGTGGTGACTTGGCCAAAGTTCAGCGTGCTGTTTGTATGTTGAGTAACACCACAGCTATTGCTGAGGCTTGGGCCCGTCTGGATCACAAGTTTGATCTGATGTATGCCAAGCGTGCTTTTGTCCACTGGTATGTGGGTGAGGGTATGGAGGAAGGAGAGTTCTCTGAGGCTCGTGAAGATTTGGCTGCACTGGAGAAGGATTACGAGGAAGTGGGTGTGGATTCTGTTGAGGCAGAGGGTGAAGAGGAAGGAGATGAATACTAA
- the LOC140951637 gene encoding tubulin alpha-1D chain: MRECISVHVGQAGVQIGNACWELYCLEHGIQPDGQMPSDKTIGGGDDSFNTFFSETGAGKHVPRAVFVDLEPTVVDEVRTGTYRQLFHPEQLITGKEDAANNYARGHYTVGKELIDIVLDRIRKLADQCTGLQGFLIFHSFGGGTGSGFTSLLMERLSVDYGKKSKLEFAIYPAPQIATAVVEPYNSILTTHTTLEHSDCAFMVDNEAIYDICRRNLDIERPTYTNLNRLIGQIVSSITASLRFDGALNVDLTEFQTNLVPYPRIHFPLATYAPVISAEKAYHEQLSVAEITNACFEPSNQMVKCDPRHGKYMACCLLYRGDVVPKDVNAAIATIKTKRTIQFVDWCPTGFKVGINYQPPTVVPGGDLAKVQRAVCMLSNTTAIAEAWARLDHKFDLMYAKRAFVHWYVGEGMEEGEFSEAREDLAALEKDYEEVGVDSAEGEGEEEEGDEY; this comes from the exons ATG CGTGAGTGTATTTCTGTCCACGTTGGCCAAGCCGGAGTTCAGATTGGAAATGCTTGTTGGGAGTTGTACTGCTTGGAGCATGGAATTCAGCCTGATGGCCAGATGCCGAGCGACAAAACCATCGGCGGTGGTGATGATTCCTTTAACACGTTTTTCAGCGAAACTGGAGCGGGAAAACACGTTCCTCGTGCTGTCTTCGTAGACTTGGAACCCACTGTTGTCG ATGAGGTTCGGACTGGCACTTACAGACAGCTGTTTCACCCAGAACAGTTGATAACCGGCAAAGAAGATGCGGCTAACAACTATGCTCGTGGACACTACACTGTTGGAAAGGAGCTCATTGATATTGTTCTGGACAGGATCAGAAAACTG GCGGACCAATGCACTGGCTTGCAAGGATTCCTTATCTTCCACTCCTTTGGTGGAGGCACGGGTTCTGGCTTCACATCTCTGCTCATGGAGCGTCTGTCTGTTGACTATGGCAAGAAATCCAAATTGGAGTTTGCTATCTACCCAGCACCTCAGATTGCAACAGCAGTGGTTGAACCTTACAACTCCATTCTGACCACTCACACAACCTTGGAACATTCTGACTGTGCCTTTATGGTGGATAATGAAGCCATTTATGACATCTGTCGTCGTAACTTGGACATAGAAAGGCCAACTTACACCAACCTGAACCGTCTGATTGGTCAGATTGTATCCTCCATCACTGCTTCACTGCGCTTTGATGGTGCACTGAATGTTGACTTGACTGAGTTCCAG acCAACTTGGTTCCATATCCACGTATTCACTTCCCACTGGCCACTTATGCTCCAGTTATCTCTGCTGAAAAAGCCTACCATGAACAGTTGAGTGTCGCTGAAATCACCAATGCCTGTTTTGAGCCATCCAATCAGATGGTGAAATGTGATCCACGTCATGGCAAATACATGGCTTGCTGTCTGCTGTACCGTGGTGATGTGGTACCCAAGGATGTGAATGCAGCTATTGCAACAATCAAGACCAAGAGAACCATTCAGTTTGTAGACTGGTGTCCAACTGGCTTCAAG GTGGGCATCAACTACCAGCCTCCCACAGTTGTTCCTGGTGGTGACTTGGCCAAGGTTCAGCGTGCTGTTTGTATGTTGAGTAACACCACAGCTATTGCTGAGGCCTGGGCCCGTCTGGATCACAAGTTTGATCTGATGTATGCCAAGCGTGCTTTTGTCCACTGGTATGTGGGTGAGGGTATGGAGGAAGGAGAGTTCTCTGAGGCTCGTGAAGATTTGGCTGCACTGGAGAAGGATTACGAGGAAGTTGGTGTGGATTCTGCTGAGGGTGAGGGTGAAGAGGAGGAAGGAGATGAATACTAG